The following proteins come from a genomic window of Candidatus Protochlamydia phocaeensis:
- a CDS encoding VIT1/CCC1 transporter family protein has translation MASSTDHFKGKSAVAHIIEAQARGLIAASEIHGTEIPGSLSAGMDAARETVIVLLLLNLLAAEWIGTVPLLNLWLIFLFGWLIWKTGRSAWLGWSRLERLHRILEEERWEIEHNREQEREELRILYAAKGFEGQLLEDVLDVLMADGDRLLKVMVEEELGLSLEAYEHPLKQGLGAAIGVSAAALLSLAGFWLWPAGGLYAMAVLILSLSASLSAHYQGNRLIPSIVWNIGLTFLAGGAAYFLLHYFLNQGWLS, from the coding sequence ATGGCTTCTTCAACAGATCATTTCAAAGGGAAAAGCGCAGTTGCCCATATTATAGAGGCTCAAGCTCGCGGGCTGATTGCCGCCTCTGAAATTCATGGGACAGAAATTCCCGGCTCCCTCTCAGCCGGAATGGATGCTGCACGCGAGACAGTCATTGTGCTTCTTCTCTTAAATCTTTTAGCTGCTGAATGGATTGGAACTGTCCCGCTCCTCAATTTATGGCTGATTTTTTTATTTGGCTGGCTCATTTGGAAAACAGGGAGAAGCGCTTGGCTAGGTTGGTCGCGCTTAGAGCGGTTGCATCGCATTTTAGAAGAAGAACGCTGGGAAATTGAGCATAACCGCGAGCAGGAAAGGGAGGAATTGCGCATTCTCTATGCAGCAAAAGGATTTGAAGGGCAACTTTTAGAAGATGTATTGGATGTTTTAATGGCAGACGGGGATCGGCTTTTAAAAGTAATGGTAGAAGAAGAATTGGGCCTTTCCCTAGAGGCCTATGAGCATCCGCTCAAGCAAGGATTGGGTGCGGCAATCGGCGTGAGCGCTGCTGCCCTATTAAGCTTGGCAGGTTTTTGGCTATGGCCTGCTGGCGGGCTTTATGCGATGGCAGTCCTTATTCTTAGCCTTAGCGCTTCTTTATCGGCCCATTACCAAGGCAATCGATTGATTCCCTCTATTGTCTGGAATATAGGCCTAACTTTCTTAGCGGGGGGAGCGGCCTATTTTTTATTGCATTACTTTCTTAATCAAGGATGGCTGTCATGA
- the ald gene encoding alanine dehydrogenase → MIIGIPKEIKNHEYRVGATPGMVRLLVEAGHQILVQTHAGDKIGYNDGMFAAAGAKIVQSAEDIYNAEMIIKVKEPQASEFPLLKEGQILFCYLHLAPDPVQTKHLIERKVVAIAYETVLDSHGRLPLLVPMSEIAGRIAIQVGATSLQLNHGGRGVLLGGVPGVSPARVVVIGGGVVGTEAARMALGLGADVTILDRDLTRLRALDALFGPALKTLYSSPLAIEEAVARADLVIGAVLIPGKTAPRLITRQMIQKMAPGSVIVDVAIDQGGCAETSKPTTHGDPTYVVDGVLHYCVTNMPGACARTSTQALTNATSDYALMIANKGWKKALLDHVGLRHGLNVCYGHVTNESVAHDLGYSYVPAESLLA, encoded by the coding sequence ATGATTATTGGCATTCCAAAAGAAATTAAAAATCACGAATACCGTGTAGGAGCAACTCCCGGTATGGTTCGCTTATTGGTGGAAGCTGGCCATCAAATCCTTGTACAGACACATGCAGGCGATAAAATTGGCTATAATGATGGGATGTTTGCTGCTGCAGGGGCCAAAATTGTGCAATCGGCAGAAGACATTTATAATGCAGAGATGATCATCAAAGTGAAAGAGCCCCAGGCCTCGGAATTTCCCCTCCTGAAAGAAGGGCAAATTTTATTTTGTTATTTACATCTTGCGCCAGATCCTGTTCAAACTAAGCATCTTATCGAAAGAAAAGTCGTGGCAATTGCCTATGAAACCGTGTTAGATAGCCATGGCCGTCTTCCTCTGTTGGTTCCCATGAGTGAAATTGCAGGTCGCATAGCCATTCAAGTTGGCGCGACCAGTTTGCAGCTCAATCATGGCGGAAGGGGAGTGCTATTAGGAGGCGTTCCAGGCGTTTCGCCTGCGCGCGTGGTCGTCATTGGTGGAGGAGTGGTTGGAACAGAGGCTGCCCGCATGGCGTTGGGGTTGGGAGCAGACGTGACTATTTTAGATAGGGATCTTACGCGGTTGCGTGCATTGGATGCTTTGTTTGGTCCCGCCTTAAAAACATTATATTCTTCTCCTCTAGCGATAGAGGAAGCTGTGGCACGGGCGGATTTGGTTATCGGTGCAGTGCTTATTCCTGGCAAAACGGCACCGCGCTTGATTACACGGCAAATGATTCAAAAAATGGCGCCTGGATCTGTGATTGTGGATGTTGCCATTGATCAGGGAGGATGCGCAGAGACTTCTAAGCCGACGACGCATGGGGATCCGACTTATGTTGTCGATGGCGTGCTCCATTACTGTGTGACCAATATGCCGGGGGCATGCGCAAGAACATCTACGCAAGCGTTAACGAATGCGACTAGCGATTATGCGTTAATGATTGCCAATAAAGGGTGGAAAAAAGCGCTGCTCGACCATGTGGGCTTGCGTCACGGATTAAATGTTTGCTATGGTCACGTGACAAATGAATCAGTTGCACATGATTTGGGCTATTCTTACGTTCCCGCCGAGAGTTTATTGGCTTAA
- a CDS encoding M18 family aminopeptidase — MNDSQNSLIKDLMSFLDGNPTAWHAVASIAEKLRDASFTELSPSRSWHLEAGKAYFVRQHHSSLCAFILPSAMPSRVRLLASHTDSPSFKLKPQPEIRKHQSILLGVEVYGSPLLTSWLNRDLGLAGRVIYYDSQHRLQESLVRLDKHPLTIPQLAIHLDREVNEKGLLLNKQEHLNVLAGLEKDFPKDRSYLEALLREEIDCEQLINFDLLLFPLEKTRLIGYQQAFLASYRIDSLSSVHAILNAFLYQPSPLEEDIQMMIIWDNEEVGSGTAQGAESPFFNQTLERLLLARNLGREDYFKILSRSHCVSVDLAHALHPNYAERHDAQHQPMLGQGVILKSNAQQRYASDARSSLPLQIAADTNRIPLQRFVSRNDMPCGTTIGPIQASISGISTVDIGSGQLSMHASRELIACQDHLWLCQLLQSLLKMKDWPELNS, encoded by the coding sequence ATGAATGACTCTCAAAATTCTTTAATTAAAGATCTAATGAGTTTCTTAGACGGCAATCCAACAGCCTGGCATGCCGTGGCCTCTATTGCAGAGAAACTACGAGACGCCTCTTTTACAGAACTCTCTCCGAGCCGAAGCTGGCACCTTGAAGCGGGAAAAGCTTATTTTGTCAGGCAGCACCATTCTTCCCTATGCGCTTTTATTCTGCCATCCGCAATGCCCTCGCGTGTGCGCCTGCTCGCTTCCCACACGGATAGTCCGAGCTTTAAGCTCAAACCCCAACCGGAGATACGCAAACATCAGTCCATTCTTTTGGGAGTAGAAGTGTATGGTTCTCCCCTTTTGACATCCTGGCTCAATCGCGATTTAGGCTTGGCGGGCCGGGTCATCTATTATGATAGCCAGCATCGCCTTCAAGAGAGTTTGGTGCGCTTAGACAAGCATCCGTTGACCATTCCTCAATTAGCCATTCACTTAGACCGCGAAGTCAATGAAAAGGGATTGCTTTTAAATAAACAAGAGCACTTGAATGTACTGGCAGGCTTAGAGAAAGACTTTCCCAAAGACCGTTCTTATTTAGAGGCTCTTTTGCGGGAAGAGATAGACTGCGAACAATTAATTAATTTTGATTTGCTGCTTTTTCCCTTAGAAAAAACGCGGTTGATTGGCTATCAGCAAGCCTTTTTAGCTTCTTATCGCATTGACAGTTTGTCCAGCGTGCATGCCATTTTAAATGCGTTCCTGTATCAGCCTTCACCTCTTGAAGAAGATATCCAGATGATGATTATATGGGATAATGAAGAAGTCGGATCAGGAACAGCTCAAGGAGCAGAATCTCCTTTCTTCAATCAAACTTTAGAGCGCCTTTTGCTTGCCCGCAATTTGGGAAGGGAAGACTATTTTAAAATCCTCAGCCGCTCTCATTGCGTTTCTGTCGATCTGGCCCATGCTCTGCACCCTAATTATGCCGAACGCCATGATGCCCAACACCAACCGATGCTTGGCCAAGGAGTGATCCTCAAAAGCAATGCTCAGCAACGCTATGCCTCGGATGCGCGCTCCTCGCTTCCCTTGCAGATTGCTGCAGATACAAACCGGATTCCCTTGCAGCGATTTGTCAGTCGCAATGATATGCCTTGCGGCACAACGATTGGACCGATTCAAGCCTCTATCTCTGGCATATCTACGGTAGATATTGGTTCCGGGCAGCTTTCTATGCATGCAAGCCGCGAACTGATTGCTTGCCAAGACCATCTCTGGCTATGTCAACTTTTGCAATCTCTTTTAAAGATGAAAGACTGGCCCGAATTGAATTCGTAG
- the serS gene encoding serine--tRNA ligase, translated as MIDIRLIRKDRQAIEAQLKTKDPQIDLSLVCELDHQIREGKTRVEQLKAKRNEASQKIGELKRSGQDPSELMAQISHSAEEIHTLDHQIKEWEEQFTNELAKLPNLPMDDIKISQDPKENVVLKEVKQKPHFDFPFKNHVELNERLHLFDFKRGAKIAGAGWPVYKGMGARLEWALLQYMIETHIKNGFMQWIPPLLVRREIMFGSGQLPKFDNQQFKINDEDYHLYLIPTAEVPLNGMHVDEVIPTEELPVKYVAYTPCFRREAGAAGSQERGLIRMHQFNKVEMFCFTKPEDSMQIFDQMMASAEEILHGLELHYRNVLLVTGDMSFASARTVDIEVWLPGQNRYYEVSSVSNCTDYQARRSNIRFRREDGKLDFVHTLNGSGLATSRLMVALLENNQEADGSVRIPSVLQRYVGGQTKLIPS; from the coding sequence ATGATTGACATTCGCTTGATTCGCAAAGACCGCCAGGCTATAGAAGCTCAGCTAAAAACCAAAGATCCTCAGATAGACCTCTCTTTGGTCTGTGAGCTGGATCATCAAATTCGAGAAGGGAAGACGCGCGTTGAACAGCTTAAGGCTAAGCGCAATGAAGCTTCCCAAAAAATCGGGGAACTCAAAAGAAGTGGACAAGACCCTTCCGAGTTAATGGCGCAAATTTCGCATTCCGCTGAAGAGATCCATACCCTAGATCATCAAATTAAAGAATGGGAAGAGCAATTTACAAATGAACTAGCTAAACTTCCTAACCTTCCCATGGACGACATTAAAATTTCTCAAGATCCAAAGGAAAACGTTGTCCTCAAAGAAGTCAAACAAAAACCCCATTTTGATTTTCCCTTTAAAAATCATGTGGAGCTCAATGAGCGCCTTCACCTTTTTGATTTTAAACGCGGCGCTAAAATAGCAGGAGCAGGATGGCCTGTCTATAAAGGAATGGGAGCACGGCTAGAATGGGCATTGCTTCAATATATGATAGAAACACATATTAAAAATGGTTTCATGCAGTGGATCCCTCCCCTCTTAGTGCGCCGTGAGATCATGTTCGGGTCCGGCCAGCTACCTAAATTCGATAATCAGCAATTCAAGATCAATGACGAGGATTATCATCTTTATTTAATTCCCACAGCAGAAGTTCCTCTCAATGGCATGCATGTGGATGAAGTGATCCCTACAGAGGAGCTGCCGGTAAAATACGTCGCTTATACGCCTTGCTTCCGTCGCGAAGCCGGAGCTGCTGGATCGCAGGAACGCGGCTTGATTCGCATGCATCAATTCAATAAAGTAGAAATGTTCTGCTTCACTAAACCTGAAGACAGCATGCAAATTTTTGACCAAATGATGGCCAGCGCCGAAGAAATTTTGCATGGTTTAGAACTCCATTACCGCAATGTCTTGCTTGTCACAGGAGATATGTCCTTTGCTTCTGCGCGCACGGTCGACATCGAAGTTTGGCTGCCAGGGCAAAATCGCTACTATGAAGTCTCCTCTGTCTCTAACTGCACAGATTATCAAGCCCGCCGCTCCAATATTCGCTTCCGCAGAGAAGATGGCAAATTGGATTTTGTCCACACCTTAAACGGCTCAGGACTAGCCACTTCTCGTTTAATGGTCGCTTTATTGGAAAATAACCAAGAGGCGGATGGATCGGTTCGCATTCCTTCTGTTCTACAGCGCTATGTAGGCGGACAGACAAAGCTGATCCCTTCTTAA
- the mnmH gene encoding tRNA 2-selenouridine(34) synthase MnmH, whose amino-acid sequence MPVSLCIKDFLLSPGSILDVRSPSEYKQGHLPGSLSFPLFTDDERALVGTLYKRKSRQEAIEAGLDLMQAKLPSLISQADALLNQSSRVLCWRGGMRSGFIARFLEALGYSAVTLQGGYKAFRRHVIRLFNQLAVHPPRFFILGGFTGSGKTAILQVLRQGGEQVVDLEQLACHRGSVFGGIDLPEQPSQEHFENQLAFSLEQFDWTRPIWLEDESRLIGKRHLPTELFQIMQQSPLFFLDCPFEERLDHLMHLYGQASTFDLLEAIRRITKRLGSQLTGEVSNLIRQGHKRQAVHHLLTYYDKAYHYQLAKRQHVYSLTEPCGSIEEWALHLQTAAKRISL is encoded by the coding sequence ATGCCCGTTTCGCTGTGTATCAAAGATTTTCTCTTATCCCCCGGCTCCATTTTGGATGTCAGAAGTCCGTCCGAATACAAGCAAGGCCATCTCCCCGGCTCTTTGTCTTTTCCGCTCTTTACCGATGACGAACGCGCCCTTGTGGGAACCCTCTACAAAAGGAAAAGCCGGCAGGAAGCGATCGAAGCGGGATTAGACCTCATGCAAGCTAAGCTTCCTTCCCTCATTAGCCAAGCCGATGCGCTATTGAATCAATCGAGCAGAGTTCTATGCTGGAGAGGCGGCATGCGCAGTGGGTTTATTGCCCGGTTCCTTGAAGCCTTGGGCTATTCTGCCGTCACTTTGCAAGGAGGCTATAAAGCTTTTCGACGCCATGTCATTCGCCTCTTTAATCAGTTAGCTGTCCACCCTCCGCGTTTTTTCATCCTTGGCGGTTTTACAGGCAGTGGGAAAACAGCTATTTTGCAAGTATTACGACAAGGTGGAGAACAAGTCGTCGATTTGGAGCAATTGGCCTGCCATCGCGGCAGTGTCTTTGGAGGAATCGATCTTCCTGAACAGCCCTCGCAAGAACACTTTGAGAATCAGCTAGCCTTTTCATTGGAACAATTCGATTGGACGCGTCCTATTTGGCTTGAAGACGAGAGCCGCCTCATTGGAAAGCGCCATCTTCCAACCGAGCTCTTCCAGATCATGCAACAGTCTCCCTTGTTCTTTTTAGACTGCCCTTTTGAAGAAAGACTGGACCATTTAATGCATCTTTACGGACAAGCTTCAACCTTTGATCTTTTAGAAGCGATCCGGCGCATTACCAAACGCTTGGGCAGCCAGTTAACCGGTGAGGTAAGCAATCTGATCAGGCAAGGGCATAAGCGCCAAGCCGTTCACCATCTTTTAACTTATTATGATAAGGCTTATCATTATCAATTAGCCAAGCGCCAGCATGTGTATTCTTTAACTGAGCCATGCGGTTCAATTGAAGAATGGGCGCTTCATTTACAAACTGCAGCCAAGCGAATATCCTTATGA
- the smc gene encoding chromosome segregation protein SMC gives MRLKKLVLIGFKSFAEKTILHFDKGITCIVGPNGCGKSNIADAFRWVLGEQSAKSMRGNKMPDVIFAGTSQRKPLNFAEVSLTLTEVQGTLPIDYEEITLTRRLHRSGESEYFINGNPVRLKDVQSLFLDSGIGRNAFSIFEQGKLDQVISYTPLERRHIFEEAAGILRFLQRKKEALKRLEQADLNFSRVKDIHQEVEKHIQTLQAQAEKALVFKENKTQLEGLEKAAFALRWNSFDKKRGEIADKQLKQQELLRECQEESVLKHNQGEEIKLAIQLNERNLKAKNEELFTVRNEKELLLRDQQAQQQRLQEIQQKEKKVKRELEELALAKQTRVKALQEIEQKQKMLEEEFKEIEAKLSHQQDKVKFKEKEVLQMRQDLQAKHQMHLKILQQENQFVSDIKQAEVRLENNQERKKQLEKRKSELVEELTQLAQILQEKRKHLQQVAALVDSHKDRLDQYEEELKLSIQENETRQKEAEGLRRKVMEGKARQKVLLRMREDHEGFSSGSKRLLQESQNKSSLFYQKLRPLYEFLSPSPEAAEALAVILRLYSQTLVVDAQTDFEHLIQFAEKEGIQDYSLVCIEMINKLQSNSKIENKGSFLKFVASNPLAEHFLKNVDRVASHEEALALLQAIGQREGWSVQGAFIDYRGVFFKVKPSENQVFLRESELKQLEEELLDKEGQVAALEQKLLHLQQRRAQLQMERAELDKMLRRDEMKLVEVNFGVQRALGDQEKLKAEQEQNEKDRSQLEQLIDQQAGLLKDLQDKHFVLRQELIQQQQERDVLQVELDKQEGALRIQLQDQKEKGETYRQLSENKHQLLHQARLLEVKEQDHEAHVLRLTEELEESGDQQALLKEKAEQHKQIFAAIENRLAESAEGCNALEKERETLKADLEALEKEFSLHYEKVKKVENDLTQLKIQEAHIASALEALSSELYERYQLTIEDILKFPLPLDKTLEQTEKQIRSLRQALQAAGDVNLTSIEELEKQKVRYDFLSQQLGDMQHSKEELLQIITQLDGESRKLFKETFEAIRSNFKKNFEILFNGGEADLQFTETDNILEAGIEISAKPPGKQMRSISLLSGGEKCLTAVALLFAIFEVKSAPFCILDEIDAPLDDSNVERFVNVVKHFIDRCQFLIVTHNKRTMAIGDVLFGVSMEEKGVSKLLSLEFAHEATPEVAIV, from the coding sequence GTGCGCTTAAAAAAGCTTGTTCTTATCGGATTCAAATCATTTGCCGAAAAAACAATTTTGCATTTTGACAAGGGGATTACTTGTATTGTCGGTCCCAATGGATGCGGAAAATCGAATATTGCCGATGCTTTTCGCTGGGTTTTAGGGGAACAGTCTGCTAAATCCATGCGCGGCAATAAAATGCCTGATGTTATTTTTGCCGGAACAAGCCAGCGCAAGCCTCTGAATTTCGCCGAGGTGTCCTTGACTTTGACTGAGGTGCAAGGCACTTTGCCAATTGATTATGAAGAAATTACCTTGACGCGGCGCTTGCATCGAAGCGGGGAGTCGGAGTATTTTATTAATGGCAATCCTGTACGCCTCAAAGACGTTCAGAGCTTATTTTTGGATTCCGGAATTGGCCGTAACGCCTTCTCGATTTTCGAGCAGGGAAAATTAGATCAGGTCATCAGTTATACGCCTCTAGAAAGGCGGCATATCTTTGAAGAGGCAGCGGGGATTTTACGCTTCTTGCAACGCAAAAAAGAAGCCCTCAAGAGGCTTGAGCAGGCTGATTTGAATTTCTCACGCGTAAAAGATATCCATCAAGAAGTTGAAAAGCATATTCAAACGCTTCAGGCGCAGGCTGAAAAAGCGCTTGTTTTTAAAGAAAATAAAACCCAGCTGGAAGGATTAGAAAAAGCGGCCTTCGCTCTTCGTTGGAATAGCTTTGACAAAAAAAGAGGCGAAATTGCCGATAAGCAGCTCAAGCAACAGGAATTGTTGAGGGAATGCCAGGAAGAGTCGGTATTGAAGCATAATCAAGGGGAAGAGATTAAGCTTGCCATTCAACTGAATGAGAGAAATTTAAAGGCCAAAAATGAAGAGCTTTTTACAGTACGAAATGAAAAAGAATTGCTTCTACGCGATCAGCAAGCCCAGCAGCAACGCCTGCAGGAGATCCAGCAAAAAGAGAAAAAGGTCAAAAGAGAGCTAGAAGAACTGGCGCTTGCCAAACAGACTCGTGTAAAGGCTCTTCAAGAGATCGAGCAAAAGCAAAAGATGCTGGAGGAAGAATTTAAGGAAATAGAGGCCAAGCTATCGCATCAGCAGGATAAAGTTAAATTTAAAGAAAAAGAAGTCCTTCAGATGCGTCAAGACTTGCAGGCCAAGCATCAGATGCATTTAAAAATTTTGCAGCAGGAAAATCAATTTGTCAGCGATATCAAGCAGGCCGAAGTGCGCTTGGAAAATAATCAAGAAAGAAAAAAGCAGCTGGAAAAACGCAAAAGCGAACTGGTGGAAGAGCTGACGCAGTTGGCTCAAATTCTTCAAGAAAAAAGAAAGCATCTTCAGCAAGTGGCTGCGCTTGTTGATTCCCATAAAGATCGTTTGGATCAATATGAGGAAGAGTTGAAGCTGTCGATTCAAGAAAACGAAACCAGGCAAAAGGAAGCGGAAGGCCTGCGCAGAAAAGTTATGGAAGGAAAGGCTCGTCAAAAAGTTCTCTTGCGTATGCGCGAAGACCATGAGGGCTTTTCTTCCGGAAGTAAGCGACTTTTGCAAGAATCGCAAAATAAATCGAGCCTTTTTTATCAAAAATTACGCCCTCTCTATGAATTCCTTTCTCCTTCTCCTGAAGCGGCAGAGGCTTTAGCAGTTATCTTGCGCCTATATTCTCAAACATTGGTGGTAGACGCTCAAACGGATTTCGAACATTTAATCCAATTTGCTGAAAAAGAAGGGATTCAGGATTACTCTTTGGTTTGCATAGAAATGATAAACAAACTTCAAAGCAATTCCAAAATCGAAAATAAAGGAAGCTTCTTAAAATTCGTAGCTTCTAATCCGCTTGCCGAACATTTTTTGAAGAATGTTGATAGAGTGGCCTCTCATGAAGAAGCCCTCGCTCTTTTGCAAGCGATTGGACAACGCGAAGGATGGAGCGTTCAAGGAGCGTTCATTGATTATCGCGGGGTGTTCTTTAAAGTGAAACCCAGCGAAAACCAAGTCTTTTTGCGTGAATCGGAATTAAAGCAGTTAGAAGAGGAATTGCTCGATAAAGAAGGGCAAGTGGCAGCCTTGGAGCAAAAGTTGCTTCACTTGCAGCAGCGCCGCGCCCAATTGCAAATGGAAAGAGCCGAATTGGATAAAATGCTAAGGCGCGACGAAATGAAGCTCGTAGAGGTTAATTTTGGAGTGCAACGTGCCCTTGGAGACCAAGAAAAGCTCAAAGCTGAACAAGAGCAAAATGAAAAAGATAGGAGCCAGCTCGAACAGCTGATCGATCAACAGGCAGGACTGCTAAAAGACCTGCAAGACAAGCACTTTGTCTTGAGGCAAGAATTAATTCAGCAACAGCAAGAAAGGGATGTCCTTCAAGTGGAATTGGATAAGCAAGAAGGGGCCTTGCGCATCCAATTGCAAGATCAGAAAGAAAAGGGAGAAACCTATCGGCAATTATCGGAAAATAAGCACCAACTTTTGCACCAAGCCCGCTTATTGGAAGTAAAAGAACAAGACCATGAGGCTCACGTGCTGCGCTTGACAGAGGAATTGGAGGAGTCTGGCGATCAGCAAGCCCTTTTGAAGGAAAAGGCTGAACAGCACAAGCAAATTTTTGCAGCGATAGAAAACAGGTTGGCTGAGTCTGCAGAGGGATGCAATGCTTTAGAAAAAGAAAGAGAAACATTAAAGGCTGATCTGGAAGCTCTTGAAAAGGAGTTCTCTTTACACTACGAGAAGGTCAAAAAAGTGGAAAACGATTTGACCCAATTAAAAATCCAAGAAGCCCATATTGCGTCTGCTTTAGAGGCTTTGAGCAGCGAATTATATGAGCGCTATCAATTGACGATTGAAGACATCCTCAAATTTCCTCTTCCCCTAGATAAAACGCTTGAACAGACAGAAAAGCAAATCCGCAGTTTACGGCAGGCCTTGCAGGCGGCAGGGGATGTCAATTTGACCTCGATTGAAGAGTTGGAAAAGCAAAAAGTCCGCTATGATTTTTTAAGCCAGCAGCTGGGCGACATGCAGCACTCTAAAGAGGAACTCTTGCAGATTATCACCCAGTTGGATGGGGAAAGCCGCAAATTGTTTAAAGAGACGTTTGAGGCTATTCGATCCAATTTTAAAAAGAATTTCGAGATCCTGTTCAATGGCGGTGAAGCGGATCTGCAATTTACCGAAACGGATAATATTTTAGAGGCCGGCATCGAAATTAGCGCTAAGCCACCGGGCAAGCAAATGCGCTCAATAAGCTTGCTCTCAGGGGGAGAAAAATGCTTGACGGCTGTTGCTCTTCTATTTGCCATTTTTGAAGTAAAGTCCGCTCCCTTCTGTATCTTGGATGAGATCGATGCTCCTTTGGATGACTCCAACGTGGAGCGCTTTGTCAATGTCGTCAAGCATTTCATCGACCGCTGCCAATTTTTGATTGTCACGCACAATAAACGCACAATGGCGATAGGCGATGTTCTTTTCGGGGTTTCAATGGAGGAAAAAGGCGTTTCAAAGCTGCTTTCGCTCGAATTCGCCCATGAGGCAACGCCGGAAGTGGCAATCGTTTAA